The following DNA comes from Limnobacter sp. SAORIC-580.
GGGTGTTTTGAAACAATCGGAAATAATCGGCTGTTCCGCCGTACAGCTTCAAATCCCAAGGGCAACTGTGCACGGACTGGGCCTTCAGTATGCTGACCACCAGTGCGGTCAGCAAGCTGACCAGCAGAATAAAAACAATTGCTCCCCCATATTTCAGCCTGAAAGGTTTTAAGCACAACAGAAAACCAAAACCCAGCCAAATGCCAGCCGCAAGCCAACGCAAACCATCGTGTAGAAGAAGGCCAAGCCACTGGTTTTGTTTCAATGGAAAATTCGCTGCCTGCGGATCAAAAAATACATTCGAAATGGCCTGGTCCCAGCCCGTGTAGCGGTTAAGAAAAACAATGAACAGACCTAGCAGTGCCCAGGCTGCCCAGTGGTGAATTCGGGTTGGGTTTTCAAACAGCAAATTGATCTCCTGGCCCTGAGAGGGTAGCCACACTACACCGGGTTGATGCGATAAGAGCAGTTTAACCGGCTCGCTGGGGCCGAGAAAGAGGGATTCCGGGAAGTTTCAAAAACTCATCGATGCAGAAACGCATCTAATGTTGCGCTAAGTTTGCATGGGCAAAGTAGGAACTGTCACAAGCAAACCTGCTTGATTGACTTTCAACTACGGGGTGAAATTATGAAACAGAGAAAATTGTTTACCGCCCTGATTGTAACCGCAAGCGCGATTGCCGGGGGAAGCCTCGCATATGCCAGCAACAACCCGGCAGACCTGGGCGCTTCATGGTGAGCCGGTGTAGCTGTGTTCTCCACTTGCATCGCTACACGGTGTAGCCTCAAGCTGAATGGTGGTGTGGTGCAAGTCAAACCGGTTTGCTAGCATGGTGCGAATTTGTTGAAGCAAATCAGTCCAATCCACCTCCCGGTGCTGGCATACCACATGAACTGACAAGCTGGACTTGCCGCTGGAAATGGACCACACATGCAAATCATGAATGCTGTCCACGCCCCAGTGACTTGACAGTGCCTGCTTGATCTCGTCAATGTTCAAATGTTCCGGTGTGCCCTCCAGCAAAATATGTGTGCTTTGTTTTAACAGGGCCCACGCACGTGGCAGCACCCAAAGCCCGATGCCCACGGCAATTACGGAGTCGATCCAGCCCCAACCCGTCCATCGAATCAACAAGGCACCCACGATCACGCCCACAGATCCCAGCATGTCGCCCCACACCTCCAGGTAGGCACCCTTCATATTCAGATTGTCGTCTTTCGAGCCGCTCAGGATTTTCATGCAGATCAAATTCACAAGCAGGCCAAGTGAGGCAACAATCAGCATCACGTTCGACTGAATATCGGGTGGATTCGATATTCGCAGGTACGCCTCTATCAGAATGTAAATGGCCACCCCGAACAGCAGAATGGCATTGACAGCAGCCGCCAGAATTTCGAAACGGTGGTAGCCAAATGTACGTTTTGAATCAGCCGCGCGTTTTCCAATTTGAATGGCTGCCAAGGAAATGGCCAACGCCGCAGAGTCGGTGAACATGTGTGCCGCATCGGAAATCAAAGCCAGGCTGTTGGT
Coding sequences within:
- a CDS encoding cation diffusion facilitator family transporter, whose product is MGAGHSHDVKVEGYEKPLWITLILTTSFMVAEVVGGIFTNSLALISDAAHMFTDSAALAISLAAIQIGKRAADSKRTFGYHRFEILAAAVNAILLFGVAIYILIEAYLRISNPPDIQSNVMLIVASLGLLVNLICMKILSGSKDDNLNMKGAYLEVWGDMLGSVGVIVGALLIRWTGWGWIDSVIAVGIGLWVLPRAWALLKQSTHILLEGTPEHLNIDEIKQALSSHWGVDSIHDLHVWSISSGKSSLSVHVVCQHREVDWTDLLQQIRTMLANRFDLHHTTIQLEATPCSDASGEHSYTGSP
- a CDS encoding MICOS complex subunit MIC60 translates to MKQRKLFTALIVTASAIAGGSLAYASNNPADLGASW
- a CDS encoding phosphatase PAP2 family protein; this translates as MWLPSQGQEINLLFENPTRIHHWAAWALLGLFIVFLNRYTGWDQAISNVFFDPQAANFPLKQNQWLGLLLHDGLRWLAAGIWLGFGFLLCLKPFRLKYGGAIVFILLVSLLTALVVSILKAQSVHSCPWDLKLYGGTADYFRLFQNTRVVANPGPGKCFPSGHASTAFMWIVLLYSPMPWLRQHRSTMTIAVLLMGGLAGGVQIAKGAHFVSHVLATTWLCWGVTLFALAAQNELSKHWCAACKRHFQPRKST